In Carboxydocella sporoproducens DSM 16521, a single window of DNA contains:
- a CDS encoding dihydroorotate dehydrogenase, with protein MTEPNLTTSLGALQLANPVLTASGTCGFGLELTPFGDLNQLGGVILKGTTLTPRAGNPTPRLAETPAGVLNAIGLENPGIEGLCRDVLPRLTAFQCSFLANISGNTVEEYGELAARLEGEAVIAAIEVNVSCPNVKQGGIMFGTQAEALAEVTRTVKAHTTKPVIIKLTPNVTDIVALARAAAEAGADALSLINTLQGMAIDIRRRRPVLANIFGGLAGPAIKPVALRCVWQVHQALPEMPLLGGGGIMSGEDAIEFFLAGASAVSIGTATLVDPRAPWRILAEIEEFCRREGVRDLGELIGAAHRKEE; from the coding sequence ATGACTGAGCCCAACCTCACTACCAGCCTGGGGGCTTTGCAGCTGGCCAATCCGGTACTGACAGCTTCCGGTACCTGCGGCTTCGGGCTGGAACTCACTCCTTTCGGAGATTTGAACCAGCTGGGGGGAGTAATCCTGAAAGGCACTACCCTTACTCCCAGAGCAGGCAATCCAACTCCCCGTCTGGCAGAAACACCGGCCGGGGTTCTCAACGCTATCGGACTGGAAAACCCGGGGATAGAAGGATTGTGCCGGGATGTCCTGCCTCGGCTCACTGCTTTTCAATGCTCTTTTCTGGCCAATATTTCCGGCAATACAGTAGAGGAGTACGGGGAGCTGGCTGCCCGCCTGGAGGGAGAAGCGGTGATTGCAGCTATTGAAGTCAATGTCAGTTGTCCCAATGTCAAACAGGGGGGCATTATGTTCGGCACCCAGGCTGAAGCCCTGGCCGAGGTAACCAGAACGGTTAAAGCCCATACCACCAAACCGGTGATAATCAAACTTACCCCCAATGTAACGGACATCGTGGCTCTAGCCCGGGCTGCTGCTGAAGCAGGGGCTGATGCCCTTTCCCTGATCAATACCTTGCAGGGAATGGCCATTGATATCCGGCGCCGACGGCCGGTACTGGCCAATATTTTTGGGGGTCTGGCCGGACCGGCCATCAAGCCGGTGGCTTTGCGCTGTGTCTGGCAGGTTCATCAGGCTTTACCGGAAATGCCTCTGCTCGGTGGCGGAGGTATTATGAGCGGGGAGGATGCCATCGAATTTTTCCTGGCCGGTGCCAGTGCGGTCAGCATCGGTACTGCTACCCTGGTGGACCCCCGGGCTCCCTGGCGGATCCTGGCGGAAATCGAGGAGTTCTGCCGCCGGGAAGGGGTCAGGGATTTGGGTGAACTCATCGGGGCCGCCCACAGGAAGGAGGAATAA
- a CDS encoding dihydroorotate dehydrogenase electron transfer subunit: MAGTGVYNGKILEHRHLNDYYSLLTIEVPEIAMYAKPGQFVMVACREQGSLDPLLRRPLSLHNILADDGQIQLLYQLRGKGTTWLWQRRPGETLSLLGPLGRGFRLPPEVNKAVLVGGGIGNAPLLPIAQVLAQFELESRFFTGARSEAHLVGVEPIAALGIPVHISTEDGSVGRQGLVTEELAVYLERERPDYLYACGPLPMLKAVVKLARQYGMAGQVSLEETMACGIGICLGCDCGGKKVCKEGPVFAIEEVVLND; this comes from the coding sequence GTGGCCGGGACCGGAGTATATAACGGGAAAATCCTGGAACACCGCCATCTCAATGATTATTACAGTCTTTTAACCATAGAAGTACCGGAAATCGCCATGTATGCCAAACCGGGACAATTTGTCATGGTAGCTTGCCGGGAGCAGGGGAGTCTGGATCCCCTGCTGCGCCGGCCCTTGAGCTTGCATAATATCCTCGCCGATGATGGGCAGATCCAGCTGCTCTACCAGCTACGGGGTAAGGGAACAACCTGGTTATGGCAGCGTAGACCCGGGGAAACTTTAAGCCTGCTGGGCCCGCTAGGCCGGGGCTTTCGTCTGCCTCCTGAGGTTAACAAGGCAGTGCTGGTGGGAGGAGGAATTGGCAATGCTCCATTGCTGCCCATTGCCCAGGTGCTGGCCCAGTTTGAGCTGGAAAGCCGCTTTTTCACCGGCGCCAGAAGCGAGGCCCATCTGGTAGGGGTGGAACCCATCGCTGCTCTGGGCATTCCGGTACATATTAGCACTGAAGATGGTTCCGTCGGTCGGCAGGGCCTGGTTACCGAGGAGCTGGCAGTTTATCTAGAACGGGAAAGGCCGGACTATCTCTATGCCTGTGGTCCTTTGCCCATGCTTAAAGCGGTAGTTAAACTAGCCCGGCAATATGGTATGGCCGGACAGGTTTCCCTGGAAGAGACTATGGCCTGTGGCATTGGCATCTGCCTGGGCTGTGACTGTGGTGGCAAAAAGGTCTGTAAGGAAGGGCCGGTCTTTGCCATCGAGGAGGTGGTGCTGAATGACTGA